ACCACTGTTGTACCGTAAATCAGGTCGCCTACGTTTCACCGAACTGGGCTACAACTTCATTGGCGTTGCCTTTAAGGTCCTGCAGGAGGAAAAAAGCTGTACTTGGCTTCACTTTCATAAGGGGATTCCACCCCAAGCCGTGCTGGAGGCAGTTCATCACTGGGAATCAACTCAACCCCCCTGGAGGTTCGTCGGAAGTGGCGCTTCCAGATGTGTAGATTCTGAGTGGCTTGCTACCAAAAAGAAGCCCTTGGTTGAACAACATTGAGCCGAAATGGCTGCATGGGAAACGGGCGGTGATGCCCACTCAGGGCTTGCTTTCTGCGGAGGAGTTGGAGTCTCGGGTGTGTGCTTACTATGGGTGTTCGAAACCAGAGCCTCTTGCACAACTTCATCTGTGATCTTGCGCTAGGGGCAGGGCATATTTCCAATCTGGCCGGGCTTTTACGGCATGTACCGCCTCCCAGTCGGTCAGATTTTCACTGAACTGGAGGATCATCACCAGCAGGAGTCGCCATGGAGGCAAAGCTGGCTTACCACGAGTTGAGTAGAGTTCTCTGAAATCCAGCTGCTGCAAGAAGCCCTCAAATTCATCGCGAAAACGCATGGCGGGAGCGGGCTGGGAAGAAACAGCTTGAGCGACGTGTCGGGTGGTCTTGGGGATCATGGGGACCGGATGAGGTTTCAGAGACATAACCCAGTTTGGAACTTTCAGTGTTTATCTTCTGCCAGATGGGCAACAGGTCGAATTCGCCAACATAGTCGGACTGGTTATTTTTGGCACGTCAAATCAAAACGCACATTGGCATTCTTGCGTACGTTCTCATCCCACACCAACAGCAACTTCACTGGCTGTTCCTTCAAGTCCTGAGGATTTGAAGTGCGACTGGAAACGAACTGTCCTCGGCTGGCTGCACCTGCTGGAATGTCCACACTGAAATCCCTCGCTTCACCCGACAGCACCCGCCCATCCGCATAAACAAAACCCACGCCCTGCAAACCCGAGAAGTCCAGTCGGCTGCTTTGTTTGCTGGCATTGCGCACCTCGGCCTCCAACACCCAAATGGGATCACCATATTCGCTTTCTTGCTTGAGGTCACTGGTCAAGGTGAACCGCCACAGGCCGTTGAAAAGGGTCTGGTTGCTGCACCCTGCGGTGCCTTCCTGTCCATTTGCTCCCCCAGACTGGCTCTGGGTGAGGGTGAGGGTGGTTTTGGTGGCAGTGACGGAAATCCCGAGTTTGCGCAGTTCGCTGGCAGGGATGTATGTCTTGCCGTTGATCACGAGGGCTTTTTCACTGCTGGGTGTGCCGTTGAGGGTGAAGCTCAGGGTGCGCTGCACCTGTTGGGCGACAGCTGTGACGGTAATGAGCAGCACGGTGAGTGAAGCAGTGAGGGTGGTTTTCTTCATGGTTCCTCCTTAAAGTCCGGGTTGGGTGATCGGGCAACTTTGGTCGTCCATCAAAACCTGCATGCAGCCAGGTGAGGTGAGGTGCTGCAAGAGATCCAAAGGTGGCGGGGTGCCTTCAGGTGCGTTCTCTGAGAATTCCACCAGTTGCTGGATCTGCTCACAAGTGAGTGGGCACGTTGCAGAGACAGGGCTGCCATTTGAAGTGCCTGCGTTCCCGTTGAGGGAAGGAGGGGGGGCTGGGGGGTTGAAGCCAGGGACAGTCAGGAATTCTGGCATGACGTTGCCCAGAAAGGCTTTGAGGTTCTCGGCGTAAATGCGTGTGCTGGGGGTGTTGGATGTTTTGAGGGCGTTGCCTTGCCGGTATGCAAAGCCATACGGTTTGATGAGGTTGGCTTCGACGGTGTGGGTGTTGTTCTGGCATGCTGCATCAATGTGGCTTTTGAGGGGACGGTCCACTGGGGGAGGCCACGGCACTGCGCAGAATGAACCTGAGATTTTCGCTTGGAAGCCCAAATCATCAAACTGCAGTACTTCAATGCGGACACTTAAGCTGGGTTTGCTTTCAGTGTCCAGAGGGGAGATGTACAGGGTGCTCATGGGGTCTTCGCTGCTCTGGTTGTTGCCGCCTTGCAGGTGGGCCCGGTACGTGCCGATCTTTCCGTAAGGGATGCCGCCATCCGGAAAGACGAACAAGACATCACCATCTGATTCGATGTTCTCCTGGGGGATGCTCTGGTCTCCCAAGTTTTCAAGTCCGAAAGACACTTCTGCGAAACCCACTGCGAGGGTGTGGATGTCTGTGTTGGTGAGGTTTTGCAGTTGGTTCTGGAGTTGCCCGAGGCCGAAGTCCTGCACCCGGAAGGCGGTTTTCGCAAAATCGGGTTGTAGTCCGGTGGTTTCGGTGCCTTCCATGGGGATGAGTTCCTGTGCGCCGTCTGCTCCGCCAGACATGTTCAGTTGACCGATGGTTTTCTTGCTGACTTGCCCTCCGGGAATCGAGGATTTCGGTTTGGCTTTGAGGGGCAATGTGGTCTGTGCGGTGGTGGCATCCAGTGCGAATGCCAGTTGGGGAATGCTGACTTTTTTGCCCAGCACAGCGTCGGTGGCCTGGACGGGGACCCATGAGAGGATCCAGAGGTATTCAATTTCACTTTGTCCAGGTAGGGCTTCGTCGGCTTCGGCCAGCCAGATGCGTGTTCCAGCCCCTGCGACAGTGAAAGGTTTTTTCAGGCATCCTGGTTGGCCCACCTGCCCGCCACTTTGCACCGTGAAATTCCGGTAACAATGGAAGGCTTTTTTGCTGCGGTTGTAGGCCGTGCCGAGGTGCATTTCGTCGGCCAGTCCGTTTTTCAGTTGGTCCACCATGGGGATCACCGAAACCCTCTGGCCGGACTGCAAACCGGTGACTTTGATGCGGTAACAGCGACCCGAGTAAGGTTCAAGGTTGCTGACGGTTGTTGAAACGCCTTTGGGACCGGAAGGGCTGAGGGTGATGGTTTCACAATTCCCGAAAGCGGTGCGCAACCAGGTGCCCTCGCCCACTTTCGGGAATTTCTCGGTGCCCCACGTGGCGTACTCGGTGAGGAAGTTCGGGAATGCCAGATGCAAACCCCCCGTTTGTCCATCCGGGGTGCTGGGGGTGACTTTTTTGTCTGCGGTGATGATGGCATCCAGGTACTCCAACCAGTCGGGCTTGCCGGGCGTTTTGCGGCTTGAGGCCATGTACCGGGCGAGAATGCCAGGGTTCCCTGCGTGGTAACGGTCAATGATGTGCCTCCAGAAACTGCTCGCCCGGTAGTTGCGCAAGTTGGCCTCGTTGGGTTCACCAGGTTGCGGTAAACTGACCCGGTAGGACCGCAAACTGTGGGCATTGAGGCCCAAACCACTCTGGATGCTGGGTTCGAACACCCCGAAGGCTTTTCGGGTTGCCTGCACCCCCAGAGCGTCAGCGGTGCTTTCCCCAATCCATTTGGGAACAGGGT
Above is a window of Deinococcus misasensis DSM 22328 DNA encoding:
- a CDS encoding transposase, producing MIPKTTRHVAQAVSSQPAPAMRFRDEFEGFLQQLDFRELYSTRGKPALPPWRLLLVMILQFSENLTDWEAVHAVKARPDWKYALPLAQDHR
- a CDS encoding helix-turn-helix domain-containing protein — protein: MGLQLEAFEALYAQGTYRKAAASLGLTSTLVKARIQALESTLGGPLLYRKSGRLRFTELGYNFIGVAFKVLQEEKSCTWLHFHKGIPPQAVLEAVHHWESTQPPWRFVGSGASRCVDSEWLATKKKPLVEQH